One Myxococcota bacterium genomic window, GGGTTCTTGGCGAAGAGCCAGCTGCCGAGTCCCATCCAGATGCGATCGCCGACGGGCAGCCCGGAGAAGTGCTCGGCCTGATAGCGCAGCAGGCGATCGTCGACGGTGTACGACATCGGAATCGCCACATCGAGGGACCCGTCCTCGAGCCAGCGGCGCCAGTCTTGCCCCAGCACGAGGTAGCCGCGATCGGCGTAGGTCCAGACGGCGGCCGAAAGGACGACGCCGGGGCGCACGCGCCGTGCCTCGGAGGCGATGTCCGCGACCAGCGACGAGAGCCGATCGCGTCGCCAGCGGTCCCAGGCGTTCGCGTTGCGGAGCGAGTCGCCGATGGGTGCCTGCTTGCCGGTCTCCTCGAGGAACCGGGCGCGCGTCGAGGCGCCGTAGCCGAAGTCCAGCCCCACACCGAAGCGGGTGCCCGGCGCGAAGGGCAGCACGTCCGGATAGCGGATGTAGTCGAGGTGCAGCCCGTCGAGCGCCGGGTAGCGCGAGAGCAGCTCCGCGAAGGTCGCGGTCAGCCGCGCGTCGACCCCCGGAGCCGCCGCGTCCAGGTACACGCCCGGTGTCCCCATGCGGTAGTAGCGCCGATCGGGCTGGGGCACGTCATAGCCCGGGTAGTCGAGCAGGGAGCGCCCCTGGCGGTCGCTGAGGACGACATCTCGGCCCAGGTCGGACACGATCGGCGCCTTCGCGTTGCGCGACAGCGACAGCACGTTCACCCAGGCGTGCACGCGAAAGCCGGCGGCGTGGGCCTGCTCGAGCAGGAGCGCCAGCGTATCGACGCCATGGCGCTCGAGGTTCTCACGGTAGGGGGCCGGGTCGGCGAGGCTGGCGTCGTACCAGGCGCGGCCGCCGCGGTAGACCTGAACGAAGAGATCACTTGCACCCAGGGCCCGAGCTTGCTGCAAGAGAACAGGAATTCGGGCGGGGTCGTTCAGGACCTGCACCGCCCCTTCGGCCAGTACCCAGAGCCCGCGGCGAGGCTCTTCTGCTGCCGCCGGTTCCTCGGCAGGAGCCGGTTCGGGCGGGGTGCTGGGGACGGGAGGCGGCGGCGCCTCTTCCGCGGGACGGCACGCGGTGGCGACGCAGCCCGTGGCGACCGCCGCCGTCAGCAACAGACCCAGCAGTCCACGCCCGCGGATCGAGCGGCCGGTGGCTACGCGCGCGGGTTTCACGGCGGCCGAAGCTACCCGAGCGCTGGGGCCCTCACAACGCGCGTTGAACCCGCTTCGTCCGTCCCGCACACTCCTCGGGTGGACGCGGGCGGCAGTGGATTGGGGCGAATGAGACCGAAGAGCACGAGCTGGCGCATGCGCCATTCGAACCCGCGCCGACGTCTCGTGGTCCTGGGGTGTGCCTTGCTGGGAGCGCTCGCGGTGAGCGCCCCGATCACCGAGGGCAGCGACCGCTCGGCGCCGCTCTCCTGGGTGTTGGCCGACCCCGGCCGCGGGCTGCGTCACGCGGTCGATGCGCTCGAGCGGGGCGAAGGACACCTGGCGGACGCCTTGCTGCGCGCCGTGGCCGAGCGCCATCCCGTGATCGCCGACCACGCGGAGCTGCTGCGGATGCGCCTGCGCGTCGAAGCCCAGGACTACGAGGGCGCCGTCGCCTTCGAGTCCGCCTGGACGCGTCGCGAGAGTCCGCTGCGCCCGCGCTTCTACACGCTGCTCGGGGACGCCTATCGCGCACTCGATCGCGAGAAGCGCGCCCGCGCGGCCTGGGAGTTCGCGTCGGTCGGAACGGGCGGGCGACAGCGTCTCGCCGACCTCGAAATGCGGATCGCGCGCTCCTATCTCCGCCAGGGCAATCACGAGCGCGCTGCCGAGCGCTTCCTCGAGGTCTGGACGCGCTACCCGGAGTTCGACGCGGCGGATGCGGCGGGCGCCGAACTCGAGACCCTCGAGCGTACCCTGGGGAAGCGCCTGCGAACCCCGGACCGCTGGCGCCGTCGCGGCGATGCGCTGTACCGCCGCTACCACAACGAGACCGCACTCGAGGCCTACGACCGCGCGCTCACGGGTGGGCTCGGTGCCGACAGCAAGGCCCGCGCGCGACACCAGCGCGCCGAGACGCTCTTCCGGCTGCGCCGCTACCCCGAGGCGATCGAGGCCTACGACCTCTTGCCGCGCAGCGACAAGCGCCGCATCCAACGGGCCCGCGCCCAGGCTCGCTCGGGTCAGGTCGGCGCGGGGGCACGCGCCCTGGAAAAGCTCGGGGCCGATACGCGCGGCGCCGACGCGATCCGAGCCACCTATCTGGCGGCGCTCCTGTGGGACGGTGAGAACGGCGGGCCGAAGGCCCGGCGGCTCTTCTCCGAGGTGATCCGACGCGCGCCGAACTCCAGCCTGGCCGCGTCGTCCCGCTGGTGGCTCGGTTGGGATGCGTTCCGCAACGGCCAGCACGACACCGCCGAGCGTTACTTGCGCGAGCTCGCGGCCGTCGAGAAGGATCCGATCGCGGCGCTGCGCCCGCGCTACTGGCGGATCCGCGTGCGCGAAGAGCGCGGCGACGGCGATACCGAGGAGGCCTACGCGGCGCTCGCCCGCGACTATCCGTTCACCTACTACGGCTGGCGCGCGCTCGAGCGCACGGAAGGGCCGGTGCCTCCGCCCGCGCGTCGGCTGCTCGACGGCGGTCCCGAAGCGCTGGGTCCCGCGGACCTGGCACGCGCGCGCATCCTGCTGGAAGCGGGGCTGGTGGAAGAGGCGCGCGAGGAGCTCGAGCATCTGTTCTCGAAAGCGCGTGGCTTCGCCGATCGCATGTCGCTGGCGGGGCTCTACGCCGAAGCCGGCGACTACAGCCGCGCCCAGCGGCTGATGGTGAACGGGTACACCGAGCACCTGGCCCGGGGGCCCGTGCCCGAGCAGATCGAGCTCTGGTGGCACGCCTGGCCCGCGCCCTACGAGCACGAGCTGCGCGCGGCGCAGCAGCCCGGGGCGCCGAGCCCGGCGCTTGTGTACTCGATCATGCGCGAAGAGAGCGGCTACCGGCCCGAGGTGATTTCGGTGTCGGGCGCGCGCGGTCTGCTGCAGCTGATGCCGGAGACCGCGACGCGAGTCGCACGCCGCGTAGCGCTCACCACCTTCGAACCCGACGACTTGTTCCGGCCCGAGGTGAACATCCAGCTCGGCAGCGCCTACCTCGGCCAGCTCCTGGCGCGCTTCGACGGCTACGCCCCCGCCGCGATCGGCAGCTACAACGCCGGGCCCCAGGCGGTGTCGCGCTGGCTCAAGGACGAGCTCGCCTCGGAGGACGTCTGGGTCGAGCAGATCCCGTACAGCCAGACACGCGCCTACGTGAAGCGCGTGCTGCGCAGCCTTCACGCGTACCGCGTTCTCTACTGAGGCATCGGGTCGCTTGGCCACGGGTAGCGGTGATCCCTGGTCGGTTCCGCTCGGTCCGTCCCGGTCCGAAGGGACGCGACGGCTCGACGTCGTGGGCTTCGGCCAGATCTCGCTGGATCGGGTGGCCACGGTCGATGCGTTTCCTCACCCGGGCGGTCACGAGAGCCAGCTCGGCGGTGCACTCGATCGTCCCGGTGGCCAGATCGCGACCGCGGTGCTCGCGGCCCGCACGCTGGGGTGCCGTGCCGCGCTGGGCGGTGCGATCGGCGACGATGCCGAGGGTCAGTCGGCGCTCGCGCCTCTGCGGGCGGCGGGGGTCGACACGGCGGGCGTGGCCGCGGTGCCCGAGGCCCGGACCCGCAGCGCCTGGATCTTCGTCCGGCGCGGCGACGGGGAGCGCAGCGTCCTCGGGTGGCGGGATCCGCGCTGCGCGATTCCGTCGGACCTGCGCGACCGCACGGCCATCGCCGACGCGCGTCTACTGCTCGTGGATACCGATGACCTCGACCTCGCGCGCTGGGCGGTCGACGTGGCACGGCAGGTCGGAACGGCGACTGTGCTCGACGTCGATCGCGCCGATCCGGACACGTGCAGGCTGGCGCGCGACTGCGATTTTCCGATCGTTTCCGAGCTCTTCGTGCGGGACCTCTCGGATTTGCTCGATGTCGAGAAGGTGCTCGGCGAGCTACTGGCTGGCGCCAGCCGACTGGCCATCGCGACCCTCGGGCCGCGCGGCGCGGTGGCGATGCTGCCGGGGGGCGCGACGCGCAGGCAAGCGGCCGAGGCGGTGTCGGTCGTCGACACCACCGGAGCCGGGGATGTCTTCCGGGGCGCGTTCGCGTGGGCGGTCCTGGAGGGCTGGGGCGCCGGCGCCTGCCTGGCGGTGGCCGGTGCGGCCGGGGCCCACGCCTGCCAGGGCCTGGGGGCGCAGGCGGCGTTGCCGACCGCGGAGCGGCTTCGAGCCCACGCCAGCGCTCCCGCCGCCTAAGGAGAGCCACGCGAGTCGCCGAAACGAGGACCATGGCGTCGGGCAAAGCGAAGAGCACGCTCCTGCAGCTGTTGGTGCTGCTGGCGATCCTGGCCGGTGGCGGGGCCTACAACTACCACCGCAACCTCGACCTGGAGCAGGCCGAGCAGCGCCCCTATCGCACCCTCTCCGATGCGGATCTCGCCACGCTGCTGGCGGCGACCGAGGCCGAGTCCGAACGCCTCGACGGCCGCTACGAGCAGGCGCGCGGGCAGGGCGCTTCGCGCGCCACGGGGCAGGCCGGTTTCCAGGCGTTCGAGAGCGCCCAGCGCCGCGGTCGGGCGGTGCGCGAGATGGGCTATCAGGCTTCCGAGATGGGCGCGAGCCTGGCAGAGCTGCGGAGCGAGACGGCACGGCGCGAGGCCGATGCGGGGGCGTGGTACGCCTTCGCCGGGGACGAGTGGCGGCCGATCCTGCGGCGCGTCTTCCACGTCGAGCTCTAGGAAGGCGCGACCCGCGTCATCCGCGGCGTCCGGCTTCGCCCGCTACGAGCTCTCTTCTTCTTCCTCTTCCTCGACCTCGTCGGGCTCATCGACGCTCGCCAGGCCGAGCCCCATCTCCGGCGTCTCCTCGACGATGATCTCTTCTTCGTCCTCGTCGAGCAGGCGGGGCTTCGCCCGCGGCTCTTCGGGCTCGGGGTCGGGCGTGCGCGGGGGCGGCACGCGCACCTTCGCCTTGCGCGGGGCCTCGTTCTGGTTGGCGCCGCACTTCGGGCAGATCGCTTCGGCCTTGCCCAGGTCGTAGAACTTGGCGCCACAAGAGAAGCAGACGTGTTTCTGTCCGAGCTGGCCGCCGCCGGCGACCGGCTTGATCACCGGAGTCGGACGGGGCAGCTCCGGCCGCTTCGCGGGCGAGCGGCTCGGCCGGACCTTCGGTGCGCGCTTCGCGCGTCCACCGCTCTTCTTCGTGGCCGGGCGCGCGCCCTCGGGCTTCGCGATCGGCGGCTCGGCCTTCTTCGCCGGGGCTTTCTTCGCAGCGGCCTTCTTCGCGGCCGTCTTCTTGGCGGTCGTCTTCTTGGCGGTCGCCTTCTTCGTCGTTTTCTTGGCGGCGGCCTTCTTCTTCGTGGCGGCCTTCTTGGCCGGCGCCTTCTTCTTCGTCGCTTTCTTCGCCGCAACCTTCTTCTTCGGGACCGCCTTCTTCTTGGTGGCCTTCTTCTTCGAGGGCGCCTTCTTCTTGGTGGCGGCCTTCTTGGTCGCTGCCTTCTTCTTGGCGGTCTTCTTTTTGGTGGCTTTCTTCGCAGGCGTCATGCGTCGTCTCCGACCCGAAGTTGAATGAGATCGGGCGCATCTTCGATGCGCTCCAGGCCGAGGGCGCGGAGGTCCTCTGGGCTCCCGATCTTGGATTCGTCGATCTCCACCCAGCCATTGCCTGCGGGGGCGGGGAGGCCCGCAGCTTCGAGCCAACCGCGATATCGCTGGGAGAGATCGCGGCGGGAGGTTTCGGGCGATTCGCCGCCCGAGGCGTTCTTCACCGGGGAGTACTCGGAGCGCGGTGCCTCGACGACACAGACGTCCTTGGCGGCGGGCAGGGCGTCGAAGACGAAGCGCTCGAGCTTGAAACCGTTCTCCGCGGCCGGGGTCTGGGTGGCACCCTTCGCGTCGGCCTGGGGAATCTTCTTCGCGGATGCGTGGAAGGGCAGCCAGCGCTCGGCGTCGCTCGCGATCCGGCGCACGAAGGACACCTCGAGCGCATGCACGGCCACGTTGCCCGCGCCGTAGAGCAGTTCGCCCTGGGCGTCGCGCGCGTTGCGCTGTTCGTCGTTGATCTCGGTGTACTCGACGACGCCCATCGCGCCATCCACGCGTGCCAGCACGCCCATCTTCTCGCCAGGCTCGCGCTTGCGGAGCATCTTGCAGGACATCTCGGCGCGGGCCCGGGCGTGGTGCCCGAGAAATACCGGGTCGCCGAGGGGCAGCATCGGGTTGTCGACCTGGTAGTAGAAGATCGTCGAGATGCCCCGGCGCTCCATGTCGTCGAGCGCGCCCGAGTCGAGCAGCGCCGTCAGGGAGCCACCGTGGCCGTCCGGGTTCTCGAAGACCCGATCGGGCTTCTCGAGCATCAGCTTCCCGTCGAAGTCGAAGCTGGGAACCATGCCCTGGCAGAGAAAGAAGACGTCCCGTTCGGGCACACCGAAGAAGCCTTCGGCGGCGAAGCCATCGCGGGTCGCGGCGTCCGTCGCCGGGCTGGTCATCACGTACCAGGGGATCGCGGCGCCCGTGCGGGCACGCAGGTGCAGGAGCTTCTGGGCCTGGAGCGCGAACAGGGTGCGTCCGCTGGCCGGCCCGAGCGGGTAGAGGCCCTTCGGCCCGGGGTAGCCCAGGCGACTCGCCTGTCCGCCGGCCACGACCATCACCGCCGCCCGGCCATCGCGGAGCAGGGACTCACCGGCCGCCTCGGCCTCGGCCCAGTGCTTCGCGTCGCCCCCGTGCTCGGGCAGGGCGACGACTTCGGGCGGTTCGAGGCTCGGCGTCCCGGAGGCGTGGGACCGTGTGGCCTGGAAGCCCCGGATCAGGCCCTCCAAGTCCAACGACGCCAGCTGGCGCCCCAATCGCTCCTGCCCCGACGGATCGAGTTGCTCCCAGAAGGCGAAGACATGCCCTTGGCCCTGGGCCTCGAAGCGGGCCTTCAACTCCTGGAAATCTGCCGTCGCGGGGCCTTTGCTCACCACCTCGCACCCCTCGGCTGCACTGGGGGCTCCCTGTAGCACAGCCAGGAAAGCCCAGCACGTCTGGGCAGATGGGACGCCGTTCTGCGGAACCCGAGCGATTCGGGCTGGACCCGGCGCGCTGCGGTCGCCGGCCGGGTGCTGGGGAATTTCCCTCGCCTCTCCCCCCGGGCGCTCGGGAGCCTCAAGTGGGAGTTCGCGGGCTCCGATCTCGCGGTCGATGCCCGAGCCGAAGCCCCGCGCGACCCACCGCGACGCTGCCCGGGACGCGGTGCCTGCAGGTACCCCGGCCGCGGAGGGCGGGCGCGTGCGGACCTTCCCCTGCACCGGCTGCGGGGCGGACCTCGTCTTCTCGGTGGGCCTCCAGGCCCTCGCGTGTCCGTACTGCGGCACGACCCGGGATCTCGACCTCCGCCACGATGCTCCCATCCCGGAGCAGGACCTCCTCTCGGAGCTCGCGCGCCTGGCGGAGCTGCGCGACGGCGCGAGCGAACGAGCGCCTGTCCTGACCGCGGTCTCCTGCGACTCCTGCGGGGCCGAACTGCGGCTCGGGCCTCACGCCCAGGCCGATCGCTGCGCCTATTGCGACGCCGTGCTGGTCGGCACGCCGAGCGCCGGGGACACGGCTCCGATCGACGGAATCCTGCCGTTCCGCATCCAGGCCGAGGCCGCACACGAGGCGCTCGAAGCCTGGCAGCGGGCCCTCTGGTTCGCACCGAACGCCTTCGTCCGCGCGCGCATGCCCGATGCGCTGCAACGCATCTATCTGCCGTACTGGTGCTTCGATGCGCTCACCTTCACGCGGTTCACGGGCGAGCGGGGCACGGCCCACCGCACGACGGTGAAGGTGAACGGACGGCGCACCACCCACACCCGCTGGAGCTGGAAGTCGGTGTCGGGAAGCTTCCAGCACGTGTTCGACGACCACCCGGTGCCCGCCGACGCGACCCTCCCCGGCGAGGTCCTGCGCGCCCTGGCGCCCTGGCCGACCGAGCGCTGTGTTCCCTTCGAAGCCGGCCTGCTCGCCGGCGCCGTGACGAAGGCGTGTGAGATCGAGCTTCCCGAAGCCTTCAAGATCGGCAAGCGCGAGATGGAGTCGCGGCTCGGCGATCGCGCCCGTCAGCAGATCGGCGGCGACGACCAGCGCGTGCACCGTCTCGAGACGCGCTGGGATGCGCTGGCCTACAAGCACCTGCTGCTGCCGGTCTGGGTGGTCCCGTTGCGCTGGCGCGAGCGCGTCTACTGGTTGGTGGTGAACGCCGAGACCGGCGAGGTCCAGGGCGAGCGACCGATCTCGAAGTGGAAGGTCGGACTGGCCATCGCCGCTGCGCTGCTCGCGGTGCTGGGCGTCGCGCTGCTGAAGGAAAGCGGGCTCTAGCGGCGTCGGGCCCAGCCGACGCCCGCCACGATCCCGACGCCCAACACCAGGAAAGCGAGCAGGCCCGCCGTCGGCACGGGCGCAGGTGTGAACTCGAGCACCGCGAGCGACTCCGCCGCGATCGTGACCTGGCTCCCCATGCCCGGTGCGATCGAAATCCCGCCGCTCGGGTCTTCGAAGCGCCAGATCCGGTGGGGTCGCGCGGGCGCCCCGGCGAGGGAGATGCGGACGCTCCGTGCCGTGGCGTTGCGGTTCACGACGAGGACGCGGGTGGTCGCGCCGATCTGGCTGGCGAGGAGGGCGCCCAGCCCGGCGTCGAGCCTGCCGTCGGGTTGGCTCGCGGCCGCCAGACGTCGGGCACCGGGATCGATCAGCAGGGCGAGGAGCTCGTACGCGCGATAGCCCGGCTTCGGCTGTCCGGCGTGGTCGACGACACCGAGCTGGATCGAGCTCGGGAAGAAGTCCCAGAAGATCGCGCGATGCGCGCGATCGAGGCCGGCCGTCGCGCCGAGGGCGAGGACGGTCGCGATGTGGAGGGGTGGCTCCATGCTGGCGGCGTAGGCCGCATCGCCGGCGGACGTGGCGAGGTTCGGGCCCCACTCGGCGAGCGCGAGCTCGATGCTCGCGTAGTTCGTGGTCGCCGCGGCGGTGGCCGCGACGCTGGTGATCACGTCGACCACTTCGAGCGGGTCGTTCGCGTAGGCGTGAAAGGAGATGAAGTCGAGGGGGACGAACCCGCCCGGAACCCCGGCGCTGTCGAAACCGGTGAGGACCGTGTTCGTGACCGCTTCGGTGGCGAAACTGCCCAGCCCGAAGCGCAGCTTCCCGGCGTCCGGGTGACTCGAGCCGCTCCGGTAGGCGTCGAGTGCGACGAGGGTCTGAATCGACATCTCGAAGAAGCGATCGAGCGGCCCCGACTGATCCTCGAAGTCCGGGTCCCAGAAGAACGGAAACTCGGGTTCGTTTCCGACTTCCCAGTAGTGAACCGGGCGACCCGGTTCCGCACCCACCCCTTCGACGATGCGTTCGACCACGCCGGTCGCAGCCGCCGCGAAGACCGCGGCGTCGGCCGGTCGGATGTTGCTGACGCGGTTCTGGAAGCTCCAGCTGCAATTCGTGCGTAGCGGTGTCGGGTTGACCGCCAAGGCGCGCGGCATGGCGTCGAACGAGACGAAGGAGGAGGCTCCGAAGGTGGCCGCCGTGTCGATGACCTCGCGGAGGTAGTCGAGCTGGTAACGGGCATCGTCGTTCGTGTCTGCCAGCGTGACGGGCTGGCCGTCGTCGGAGAACCAATCGCGGGACGCGATCAGCGCGAGGTCGTTCGGTTCGGACGCGGCCATCTGCGGCAGCGGGATCGGGCAGGGGGACCCGTCGGTCAGGGTCGAAAAGAGCTGGGTCGAGTTCTCCCAACGCCCGACACTCACGCGCCATTCCGAGAACCCGATCGCCTGCATGCGCGCGGGCAGCCCGGGCTGGCCCGCGTAGTCGTAGAGCGCGCCCGAGAGGTCGTAGTGGCCGAGCAGGGCGGGGGAGAGCGCTTCGAGCGGGGCCGCGGGGTCGAGCGAGATCTCCCAGTCGGCTGCGGCCTGCGCGTGGGCGGCCAGTGCTACGAGGGCGATCGCGCAGGCCACGCTCAGGCGCGCGCGCACCTTCCGGAGGCACACCTGGACGGCGGAACACGGCGACGACGCCCTGCGTGAGGGAAGGCCGAAAGGCATCGTCGCCATTCTCTCACGGGCTTGCCGGGACGGGACAGACGAAGTCGGCCGGCTTGACCGTGAGGAGAGAACCGTCC contains:
- a CDS encoding family 10 glycosylhydrolase, whose translation is MKPARVATGRSIRGRGLLGLLLTAAVATGCVATACRPAEEAPPPPVPSTPPEPAPAEEPAAAEEPRRGLWVLAEGAVQVLNDPARIPVLLQQARALGASDLFVQVYRGGRAWYDASLADPAPYRENLERHGVDTLALLLEQAHAAGFRVHAWVNVLSLSRNAKAPIVSDLGRDVVLSDRQGRSLLDYPGYDVPQPDRRYYRMGTPGVYLDAAAPGVDARLTATFAELLSRYPALDGLHLDYIRYPDVLPFAPGTRFGVGLDFGYGASTRARFLEETGKQAPIGDSLRNANAWDRWRRDRLSSLVADIASEARRVRPGVVLSAAVWTYADRGYLVLGQDWRRWLEDGSLDVAIPMSYTVDDRLLRYQAEHFSGLPVGDRIWMGLGSWLFAKNPARAVRQVEILDTAGVRNRVLFSYDSIVTEPALFEALRVEAPGGE
- a CDS encoding transglycosylase SLT domain-containing protein, whose amino-acid sequence is MRHSNPRRRLVVLGCALLGALAVSAPITEGSDRSAPLSWVLADPGRGLRHAVDALERGEGHLADALLRAVAERHPVIADHAELLRMRLRVEAQDYEGAVAFESAWTRRESPLRPRFYTLLGDAYRALDREKRARAAWEFASVGTGGRQRLADLEMRIARSYLRQGNHERAAERFLEVWTRYPEFDAADAAGAELETLERTLGKRLRTPDRWRRRGDALYRRYHNETALEAYDRALTGGLGADSKARARHQRAETLFRLRRYPEAIEAYDLLPRSDKRRIQRARAQARSGQVGAGARALEKLGADTRGADAIRATYLAALLWDGENGGPKARRLFSEVIRRAPNSSLAASSRWWLGWDAFRNGQHDTAERYLRELAAVEKDPIAALRPRYWRIRVREERGDGDTEEAYAALARDYPFTYYGWRALERTEGPVPPPARRLLDGGPEALGPADLARARILLEAGLVEEAREELEHLFSKARGFADRMSLAGLYAEAGDYSRAQRLMVNGYTEHLARGPVPEQIELWWHAWPAPYEHELRAAQQPGAPSPALVYSIMREESGYRPEVISVSGARGLLQLMPETATRVARRVALTTFEPDDLFRPEVNIQLGSAYLGQLLARFDGYAPAAIGSYNAGPQAVSRWLKDELASEDVWVEQIPYSQTRAYVKRVLRSLHAYRVLY
- a CDS encoding carbohydrate kinase family protein, whose amino-acid sequence is MATGSGDPWSVPLGPSRSEGTRRLDVVGFGQISLDRVATVDAFPHPGGHESQLGGALDRPGGQIATAVLAARTLGCRAALGGAIGDDAEGQSALAPLRAAGVDTAGVAAVPEARTRSAWIFVRRGDGERSVLGWRDPRCAIPSDLRDRTAIADARLLLVDTDDLDLARWAVDVARQVGTATVLDVDRADPDTCRLARDCDFPIVSELFVRDLSDLLDVEKVLGELLAGASRLAIATLGPRGAVAMLPGGATRRQAAEAVSVVDTTGAGDVFRGAFAWAVLEGWGAGACLAVAGAAGAHACQGLGAQAALPTAERLRAHASAPAA
- a CDS encoding FYDLN acid domain-containing protein, whose amino-acid sequence is MTPAKKATKKKTAKKKAATKKAATKKKAPSKKKATKKKAVPKKKVAAKKATKKKAPAKKAATKKKAAAKKTTKKATAKKTTAKKTAAKKAAAKKAPAKKAEPPIAKPEGARPATKKSGGRAKRAPKVRPSRSPAKRPELPRPTPVIKPVAGGGQLGQKHVCFSCGAKFYDLGKAEAICPKCGANQNEAPRKAKVRVPPPRTPDPEPEEPRAKPRLLDEDEEEIIVEETPEMGLGLASVDEPDEVEEEEEEESS
- a CDS encoding UDPGP type 1 family protein, yielding MSKGPATADFQELKARFEAQGQGHVFAFWEQLDPSGQERLGRQLASLDLEGLIRGFQATRSHASGTPSLEPPEVVALPEHGGDAKHWAEAEAAGESLLRDGRAAVMVVAGGQASRLGYPGPKGLYPLGPASGRTLFALQAQKLLHLRARTGAAIPWYVMTSPATDAATRDGFAAEGFFGVPERDVFFLCQGMVPSFDFDGKLMLEKPDRVFENPDGHGGSLTALLDSGALDDMERRGISTIFYYQVDNPMLPLGDPVFLGHHARARAEMSCKMLRKREPGEKMGVLARVDGAMGVVEYTEINDEQRNARDAQGELLYGAGNVAVHALEVSFVRRIASDAERWLPFHASAKKIPQADAKGATQTPAAENGFKLERFVFDALPAAKDVCVVEAPRSEYSPVKNASGGESPETSRRDLSQRYRGWLEAAGLPAPAGNGWVEIDESKIGSPEDLRALGLERIEDAPDLIQLRVGDDA